The Corallococcus silvisoli genome contains a region encoding:
- a CDS encoding penicillin-binding protein: MRDFKSSRPPESNAKGLKLRVQLLFGLFLVLLGTAFGRAVSLQVFQQEKLRGLAQDQYVRQIDIPARRGDIFDRRGTPLAQSVEVDSIWVDPSLLPDVPQAARQLAKAVHLDPSDVAARLGRAKRFAWVKRQAKPQEVDAVKALGLPGLGFTKEPKRFYPQRELGAHIVGMVGTDGHGLEGLELAFEDELSGQNSRTSGFRDAKGRKLMVQGAMDPLERQGAAVTLTMDRHLQYVAEKALAKAVDDAKALAGMAVVLDPRTGELLALANNPRFNPNTPEDGVKNAIRNRAALDAFEPGSTMKAFVVAAALEEKAITADTLIFCENGSLRIGRHTIHDTHRHGWLNAQGILQVSSNIGAAKVADTLGREKMVAAYHAFGFAERTGLALTGESRGVIPFPKSDISLATQSFGQGMTSTAVQLAAAYGALANDGVLMRPYLVSKVVDPDGVVLLENQPTELRRVVSQRVARQVVGMLESVVVKGGTATKAAMDDYRVAGKTGTAQKADPVARGYSDKRIASFAGMVPAEAPRAVILVVLDEPTTDVYGGNVAAPAFKEIATAAMAHLAVPPSRTVAPAEVAAAAVPVVPPPASKALAKAVPVRAGLEVAVTETSEDGTVRVPDVQGQAGREAVVKLLAAALEPQLQGSGRVVSQTPPAGALVEKGARVTLELATRQ, translated from the coding sequence GTGAGGGACTTCAAGAGCTCGCGGCCGCCCGAATCCAACGCCAAGGGGCTCAAGCTGCGGGTCCAGCTCCTGTTCGGGCTGTTCCTCGTGCTCCTGGGCACGGCCTTCGGCCGCGCCGTGTCCCTCCAGGTCTTCCAGCAGGAGAAGCTGCGCGGCCTGGCGCAGGACCAGTACGTCCGGCAGATCGACATCCCGGCCCGGCGCGGGGACATCTTCGACCGGCGCGGCACGCCGCTCGCCCAGAGCGTGGAGGTGGACTCCATCTGGGTGGACCCGTCCCTGCTCCCCGACGTGCCCCAGGCCGCGCGGCAGCTGGCGAAGGCCGTGCACCTGGACCCCAGCGACGTGGCCGCCCGCCTGGGCCGCGCCAAGCGCTTCGCGTGGGTGAAGCGCCAAGCGAAGCCTCAGGAAGTGGACGCCGTGAAGGCGCTGGGCCTGCCGGGCCTGGGCTTCACCAAGGAGCCCAAGCGCTTCTATCCCCAGCGCGAGCTGGGCGCGCACATCGTGGGCATGGTGGGCACCGACGGCCACGGCCTGGAGGGCCTGGAGCTGGCCTTCGAGGACGAGCTGTCCGGACAGAACTCGCGCACCTCCGGCTTCCGCGACGCCAAGGGCCGCAAGCTGATGGTCCAGGGCGCCATGGATCCCCTGGAGCGCCAGGGCGCCGCCGTGACGCTCACGATGGATCGCCACCTCCAGTACGTGGCGGAGAAGGCGCTGGCCAAGGCGGTGGACGACGCCAAGGCGCTCGCGGGCATGGCGGTGGTGTTGGATCCGCGCACCGGTGAGCTGCTGGCGCTGGCCAACAACCCGCGCTTCAACCCCAACACGCCAGAGGACGGCGTGAAGAACGCCATCCGCAACCGCGCCGCGCTGGACGCCTTCGAGCCCGGCTCCACGATGAAGGCCTTCGTGGTGGCCGCCGCGCTGGAGGAGAAGGCCATCACCGCGGACACGCTCATCTTCTGCGAGAATGGCTCCTTGCGCATTGGCCGCCACACCATCCACGACACCCACCGCCACGGGTGGCTCAACGCGCAGGGCATCCTCCAGGTGTCCTCCAACATCGGCGCCGCCAAGGTGGCGGACACCCTGGGCCGTGAGAAGATGGTCGCGGCCTACCACGCCTTCGGCTTCGCCGAGCGCACCGGCCTGGCGCTCACCGGGGAGAGCCGGGGCGTCATCCCGTTTCCAAAATCGGACATCTCCCTGGCCACCCAGTCCTTCGGCCAGGGCATGACCTCCACCGCCGTGCAGCTGGCGGCGGCCTACGGGGCGCTGGCCAACGACGGCGTCCTGATGCGCCCGTACCTCGTGTCCAAGGTCGTGGACCCGGACGGCGTGGTGCTGCTGGAGAACCAGCCCACGGAGCTGCGGCGGGTCGTCTCCCAGAGGGTGGCGCGCCAGGTCGTGGGCATGCTCGAGAGCGTGGTGGTCAAGGGAGGGACCGCGACCAAGGCGGCCATGGACGACTACCGGGTGGCGGGCAAGACGGGCACCGCGCAGAAGGCGGACCCCGTCGCGCGGGGGTATTCCGACAAACGCATCGCGTCGTTCGCGGGCATGGTGCCGGCCGAGGCCCCGCGCGCCGTGATTCTCGTGGTACTGGACGAACCGACGACGGACGTATACGGGGGGAACGTGGCTGCCCCTGCCTTCAAGGAAATCGCTACCGCCGCCATGGCCCACCTGGCCGTGCCCCCGTCCCGGACGGTGGCACCCGCCGAGGTGGCCGCGGCCGCCGTGCCCGTGGTGCCCCCTCCGGCATCGAAGGCGCTGGCGAAGGCCGTCCCTGTTCGGGCCGGTCTGGAGGTAGCGGTGACCGAGACCTCGGAAGACGGCACGGTGCGTGTGCCGGATGTCCAGGGTCAGGCAGGACGCGAAGCCGTGGTGAAGTTGCTTGCCGCGGCGTTGGAGCCACAGCTGCAAGGCAGTGGACGAGTGGTGTCTCAGACCCCCCCCGCCGGTGCGCTGGTGGAGAAGGGGGCTCGGGTGACGCTGGAACTGGCGACGCGGCAATGA
- a CDS encoding UDP-N-acetylmuramoyl-L-alanyl-D-glutamate--2,6-diaminopimelate ligase, with translation MKLTDVLAGCGAEQTSGGRSAVDVTGVTQDSRRVKPGDLFIAVPGLKEDGAQFIGEAVSRGAVAVVSEKQGQSSQVPFFKVSSARKALALIAANFHGRPADKLTLLGVTGTNGKTTTTYLLEAILATAAMYTGANPPGVIGTLGYKFGGKTTELANTTPDPLELHRIFREMVDAGVETVVMEVSSHALAQERVHGLTFKAVGFSNLSRDHLDYHKDLEEYFQVKRKLFVENLSATGTAVVNGDDTFASRVYNELRGQKRMAWKFSRLGAGEISAADATYSLKGIEATLKTPAGDIKVKSKLLGPHNLENIMLAAGIALGAGISRSDVKSGIELVSQVAGRMDRAENHRGGPAPAVLVDYAHTDDALKRSIEAARTLAKGRVIVVFGCGGDRDKGKRPLMGTVAAEGADLVMVTSDNPRTEDPEEIISQVTPGLEKGGLRRISAGKAKSGEKGYLVDADRRAAIEQVINLAKDDDVVLIAGKGHETYQTVGTEKLAFDDREVAAKALANRIPG, from the coding sequence ATGAAGCTGACGGATGTCCTCGCAGGGTGTGGAGCCGAGCAGACCTCGGGCGGCCGTTCCGCGGTCGACGTCACGGGAGTGACGCAGGATTCGCGGCGCGTGAAGCCGGGGGATCTCTTCATCGCCGTTCCGGGCCTGAAGGAAGATGGGGCCCAGTTCATTGGCGAAGCCGTGTCGCGCGGTGCCGTGGCCGTGGTGTCGGAGAAGCAGGGGCAGTCCTCGCAGGTTCCGTTCTTCAAGGTGAGCAGCGCTCGCAAGGCGCTGGCCCTCATCGCGGCGAACTTCCATGGCCGCCCCGCCGACAAGCTGACGCTCCTGGGCGTCACGGGCACCAATGGGAAGACGACGACGACGTACCTCCTGGAGGCCATCCTCGCGACGGCCGCCATGTACACCGGCGCCAACCCGCCGGGCGTCATCGGCACGCTGGGCTACAAGTTCGGCGGCAAGACGACGGAGCTGGCCAACACCACGCCGGACCCGCTGGAGCTGCACCGCATCTTCCGCGAGATGGTGGACGCGGGCGTGGAGACGGTGGTGATGGAGGTGTCCAGCCACGCGCTCGCGCAGGAGCGCGTGCACGGGCTCACCTTCAAGGCGGTGGGCTTCAGCAACCTGTCGCGCGACCACCTGGACTACCACAAGGACCTGGAGGAGTACTTCCAGGTGAAGCGCAAGCTCTTCGTGGAGAACCTCTCCGCCACAGGCACCGCGGTGGTCAACGGCGACGACACCTTCGCCAGCCGCGTCTACAACGAGCTGCGCGGCCAGAAGCGCATGGCGTGGAAGTTCAGCCGCCTGGGCGCCGGTGAGATCTCCGCCGCGGACGCCACGTATTCGCTCAAGGGCATCGAGGCCACCCTGAAGACGCCCGCGGGCGACATCAAGGTGAAGAGCAAGCTGCTGGGGCCCCACAACCTGGAGAACATCATGCTCGCGGCCGGCATCGCGCTGGGCGCGGGCATCTCCCGCTCCGACGTGAAGAGCGGCATCGAGCTGGTCTCCCAGGTCGCGGGCCGCATGGACCGCGCGGAGAACCACCGGGGCGGTCCCGCGCCGGCGGTGCTGGTGGACTACGCGCACACGGATGACGCGCTCAAGCGCTCCATCGAAGCGGCGCGCACGCTGGCCAAGGGCCGCGTCATCGTCGTCTTCGGCTGCGGCGGCGACCGCGACAAGGGCAAGCGCCCCCTGATGGGCACCGTGGCCGCGGAGGGCGCCGACCTGGTGATGGTGACCAGCGACAACCCGCGCACGGAGGACCCGGAGGAGATCATCTCCCAGGTGACGCCGGGCCTGGAGAAGGGCGGCCTGCGCCGCATCTCCGCGGGCAAGGCGAAGAGCGGGGAGAAGGGCTACCTCGTGGACGCGGACCGCCGCGCCGCCATCGAGCAGGTCATCAACCTGGCCAAGGACGACGACGTCGTCCTCATCGCCGGCAAGGGCCACGAGACCTACCAGACGGTGGGCACGGAGAAGCTCGCCTTCGACGACCGCGAGGTCGCCGCGAAGGCGCTGGCCAACCGCATCCCGGGCTGA
- a CDS encoding UDP-N-acetylmuramoyl-tripeptide--D-alanyl-D-alanine ligase, whose product MAARFSDDEVVQATGATRRGDAVPAGFPDVCTDTRSLTPGCLFVALQGERFDAHDFVDGAMRQGAAGAVVKRGRALPALPQGYPLFEVDDTLAALGGLGALHRRRFHIPVAAVGGSNGKTTTKEMVGAILATRGPALKTEGNFNNEVGVPLTLFRLEPSHVAAVIEVGMNQPGEIERLTRKVQPDAGVITVVQPEHLEGLGSLEGVAEAEGELFREMLPQATAVVNIDDAHIVHQAARSGAKHLTFGRAEGADVRLTAVHTLGRDGMVATVRYAQKDWPVRLHFVGPHNAQNATAAFATALALGYSPEECVKGLESARPYARRLNILDGRNGVTVVDDCYNANPASMEAALVTLGTLVPEGGRAVAVLGDMLELGAGEAEEHARLGELVRTHASLVAFFGPRSSGGHGSAAMGDSAAHFTEVEPLVAWLTPRLHPGDVVLVKASRGMRLERVVAALTGAAPPGGSH is encoded by the coding sequence ATGGCCGCTCGATTCTCCGATGACGAGGTGGTGCAGGCGACCGGTGCGACCCGTCGCGGGGACGCCGTCCCCGCGGGGTTTCCCGACGTCTGCACCGACACGCGGTCGCTCACCCCGGGGTGCCTCTTCGTGGCGCTCCAGGGCGAGCGCTTCGACGCCCACGACTTCGTGGACGGCGCCATGCGACAGGGGGCCGCCGGGGCGGTGGTGAAGCGGGGCCGGGCGCTGCCCGCCCTTCCCCAGGGCTACCCGCTCTTCGAGGTCGACGACACCCTGGCCGCGCTGGGCGGGCTGGGCGCGCTGCACCGCCGCCGCTTCCACATCCCGGTGGCGGCGGTGGGGGGCTCCAACGGGAAGACGACCACCAAGGAGATGGTGGGCGCCATCCTGGCCACGCGGGGCCCCGCGCTGAAGACGGAGGGTAACTTCAACAACGAGGTGGGCGTCCCGCTCACGCTCTTCCGGCTGGAGCCGTCCCACGTGGCGGCCGTCATCGAAGTGGGGATGAACCAGCCCGGCGAAATCGAGAGGCTCACCCGCAAGGTGCAGCCGGACGCGGGGGTCATCACCGTCGTCCAGCCGGAGCACCTGGAGGGCCTGGGCAGCCTGGAAGGCGTGGCGGAGGCGGAGGGCGAGCTGTTCCGCGAGATGCTCCCGCAGGCCACCGCGGTGGTGAACATCGACGACGCGCACATCGTGCATCAGGCCGCGCGCAGCGGCGCGAAGCACCTCACGTTCGGCCGCGCGGAGGGCGCCGACGTGCGCCTCACCGCGGTGCACACGCTGGGGCGCGACGGGATGGTGGCCACGGTGCGCTACGCCCAGAAGGACTGGCCGGTGCGCCTGCACTTCGTGGGGCCGCACAACGCGCAGAACGCGACGGCGGCGTTCGCGACGGCGCTGGCCCTGGGCTACTCCCCCGAGGAGTGCGTGAAGGGCCTGGAGTCCGCGCGGCCGTACGCGCGCAGGCTCAACATCCTGGACGGCCGCAACGGCGTCACGGTGGTGGACGACTGCTACAACGCCAACCCCGCTTCCATGGAGGCGGCGCTGGTCACGCTGGGCACGCTGGTGCCCGAGGGCGGCCGGGCGGTGGCGGTGCTGGGCGACATGTTGGAGTTGGGCGCGGGTGAGGCGGAGGAGCATGCCCGGTTGGGTGAGCTCGTCCGGACGCACGCGTCGCTGGTCGCGTTCTTCGGTCCCCGGTCCTCGGGCGGCCACGGGAGCGCGGCCATGGGAGATTCCGCCGCCCACTTCACCGAAGTGGAGCCCCTGGTGGCGTGGTTGACGCCCCGGCTCCACCCCGGTGACGTGGTGTTGGTGAAGGCCAGTCGCGGCATGCGGCTGGAGCGCGTGGTGGCCGCCCTCACGGGCGCGGCCCCCCCCGGAGGGAGTCACTAG
- the mraY gene encoding phospho-N-acetylmuramoyl-pentapeptide-transferase: MLYLLYELIQNTEAGRVLNFLRYPTFRIIAAGVFALLLGMVIGPRLIARLRLKQHGQSNVREDTPDSHQKKKGTPTMGGALILICIAAGTLLFADLKSRGVWVMILLTFGYGFIGFLDDWLKLSKRNSKGLAGRKKMLLQTAFFLIAVFGLMCTWTLPDGSFGPKLLIDTRLTLPFVPSHWFNPDLGWFYVVFAWVVIVGTSNAVNLTDGLDGLAIVPTIVSAVTFCVLCYVAGTTLHIADTETVNGVTRLTATPLYRYLGILQVPGGAELAVFCASIVGAGISFLWFNTYPASVFMGDIGSLALGGALGGLAVFSKNEVVSAIIHGIFFAEALSVMIQVASYKMTGKRVFKMAPVHHHFELKGLAEPKIIVRFWIVAILCGGVALLSLKLR, encoded by the coding sequence GTGCTGTACCTTCTGTACGAGCTCATCCAGAACACCGAGGCCGGGCGCGTCCTCAACTTCCTGCGCTACCCGACCTTCCGCATCATCGCCGCGGGCGTCTTCGCCCTGCTCCTGGGGATGGTCATTGGCCCGCGCCTCATCGCGCGGCTGCGCCTGAAGCAGCACGGGCAGAGCAACGTGCGCGAGGACACCCCGGACTCGCACCAGAAGAAGAAGGGCACGCCCACCATGGGCGGCGCGCTCATCCTCATCTGCATCGCGGCGGGCACGCTCCTGTTCGCGGACCTGAAGAGCCGCGGCGTCTGGGTGATGATCCTCCTCACCTTCGGCTACGGCTTCATCGGCTTCCTGGACGACTGGCTCAAGCTGTCCAAGCGCAACTCCAAGGGCCTGGCCGGGCGCAAGAAGATGCTGCTGCAGACGGCCTTCTTCCTCATCGCCGTCTTCGGCCTGATGTGCACGTGGACCCTGCCGGACGGCTCCTTCGGGCCCAAGCTGCTCATCGACACGCGGCTCACGCTGCCGTTCGTGCCGTCCCATTGGTTCAACCCGGACCTGGGCTGGTTCTACGTGGTGTTCGCGTGGGTGGTCATCGTGGGGACGTCCAACGCGGTGAACCTCACGGACGGCCTGGACGGTCTGGCCATCGTGCCCACCATCGTCTCGGCGGTGACGTTCTGCGTGCTCTGCTACGTGGCGGGCACCACGCTGCACATCGCGGACACGGAGACGGTGAACGGCGTCACCCGGCTCACAGCCACGCCGCTGTACCGCTACCTGGGCATCCTCCAGGTGCCGGGCGGCGCGGAGCTGGCCGTCTTCTGCGCCAGCATCGTGGGCGCGGGCATCTCCTTTCTCTGGTTCAACACCTACCCGGCGTCCGTGTTCATGGGCGACATCGGCTCGCTGGCCCTGGGCGGCGCGCTGGGCGGGCTGGCCGTGTTCTCGAAGAACGAGGTCGTCTCTGCCATCATCCACGGCATCTTCTTCGCCGAAGCGCTGAGCGTGATGATCCAGGTGGCCTCGTACAAGATGACGGGCAAGCGCGTGTTCAAGATGGCGCCCGTGCACCACCACTTCGAGCTCAAGGGCTTGGCCGAGCCGAAGATCATCGTGCGTTTCTGGATTGTCGCCATCCTCTGTGGTGGCGTGGCCCTGCTGTCGCTGAAACTGCGCTAG
- the murD gene encoding UDP-N-acetylmuramoyl-L-alanine--D-glutamate ligase, whose product MSTSLSGRKVAVFGLAKSGVAALRLLVQHGAKVTALDARSEDALGDVAKELHAKGVTLVTGATPPGLLTRQDLVVVSPGVPLSLPELESARTSGVPIWGEIELAARMLEGTRLLGITGTNGKSTTTALTGELYAKGGLRTFVGGNLGRPLAEAAMVPGDWDALVVELSSFQLEGIHTLKPTGAAILNLTPDHLDRYANPAEYGAAKARIFMNQGGASDFAVVNADDAAVMELAASARVPVYGFSLTGHPVVGMPRLAGLAVSRPGGFQLEFAGEDYTLTNRALRGAHNAQNAMAAALLARLGGVSKDAVQAGLDSYPGLAHRLESVRVLDGVEWVNDSKATNVDSVLVALKAFAGGVWLIAGGKGKGAPYAPMVEAGRGKVKGVLTIGQDADTLARAYANDAPVHACGALDAAVAKARQLAEAGDTVLLSPACASYDQFKNFEDRGDTFKRLVGAL is encoded by the coding sequence ATGAGCACGTCGCTGTCCGGTCGGAAGGTCGCGGTGTTCGGGCTGGCCAAGAGTGGCGTCGCGGCGCTGCGCCTGCTCGTCCAGCACGGGGCGAAGGTGACGGCGCTGGACGCGCGCTCCGAGGACGCGCTCGGCGACGTGGCGAAGGAGCTGCACGCGAAGGGCGTGACGCTGGTGACGGGCGCCACGCCCCCGGGGCTGCTCACCCGCCAGGACCTGGTGGTGGTGAGCCCGGGCGTGCCGCTGTCGCTGCCGGAGCTGGAGAGCGCGCGCACGTCGGGGGTCCCCATCTGGGGGGAGATTGAACTCGCGGCGCGCATGCTGGAGGGCACGCGCCTGCTGGGCATCACCGGCACCAACGGCAAGAGCACCACCACGGCGCTCACCGGCGAGCTGTACGCGAAGGGCGGCCTGCGCACCTTCGTGGGCGGCAACCTGGGCCGCCCGCTGGCGGAGGCCGCGATGGTGCCCGGGGACTGGGACGCGCTGGTGGTGGAGCTGTCCAGCTTCCAGCTGGAGGGCATCCACACGCTCAAGCCCACCGGCGCGGCCATCCTCAACCTCACGCCGGACCACCTGGACCGCTACGCCAACCCCGCCGAGTACGGCGCGGCCAAGGCGCGCATCTTCATGAACCAGGGCGGCGCCAGCGACTTCGCCGTGGTGAACGCGGACGACGCGGCGGTGATGGAGCTGGCCGCTTCCGCGCGCGTGCCCGTGTACGGCTTCAGCCTCACCGGCCACCCGGTGGTGGGCATGCCCCGGCTGGCGGGGCTCGCGGTGTCCCGGCCCGGCGGCTTCCAGCTGGAGTTCGCCGGCGAGGACTACACGCTCACCAACCGCGCGCTCCGGGGCGCGCACAACGCGCAGAACGCGATGGCGGCGGCGCTGCTGGCGCGGCTGGGCGGCGTGTCGAAGGACGCGGTGCAGGCGGGGCTGGACAGCTACCCGGGCCTGGCGCACCGGCTGGAGAGCGTGCGCGTGCTGGACGGCGTGGAGTGGGTGAACGACTCCAAGGCCACCAACGTGGACTCCGTGCTGGTGGCGCTCAAGGCGTTCGCGGGCGGCGTGTGGCTCATCGCGGGCGGCAAGGGCAAGGGCGCGCCGTACGCGCCCATGGTGGAGGCGGGGCGGGGGAAGGTGAAGGGCGTGCTCACCATTGGCCAGGACGCGGACACGCTGGCGCGGGCGTACGCGAACGACGCGCCGGTGCACGCGTGCGGCGCGCTGGACGCGGCGGTGGCGAAGGCGCGCCAGCTGGCGGAGGCGGGGGACACGGTGCTGCTGTCCCCGGCGTGCGCGTCGTACGACCAGTTCAAGAACTTCGAGGACCGGGGCGACACGTTCAAGCGCCTCGTCGGGGCGCTCTGA
- the ftsW gene encoding putative lipid II flippase FtsW: MKTSAPAAPVRFDPILLCAVLALVSLGLVMTYSASAVLAQDKLGDSLYFLKRQLSAAGLGLVAMAVAMKLGWRKLARLAYPLLLVAIVLLVAVAIPGIGTTAGGARRWIRLPGFSLQPAEIAKFAWLVYLSYSLAKKREKVATFSIGFLPHLALCGILVLLCMLQPDFGSSVLLVFMLFVLLFAAGTKLSYLVGSVLLALPLAFVAIATSPYRMKRILAFLDPWAHRHDVGYQVAESLMSIGSGGITGLGLGDGRQKLFFLPEAHTDFIFSILGEELGLIGVGLLVALYGIVLWRGIRASLAAGETFGTYLGLGISSIIAFQATVNMCVAMGLLPTKGLTLPFVSYGGTSLVVLMGSAGVLLSLSANTQGASRPVRAGSSDLREVAA; encoded by the coding sequence ATGAAGACCTCTGCTCCGGCCGCCCCCGTGCGGTTCGACCCCATCCTGCTGTGCGCGGTGCTGGCGCTGGTGTCGCTGGGCCTCGTGATGACGTACTCGGCCAGCGCGGTGCTGGCGCAGGACAAGCTGGGGGACAGCCTCTATTTCCTCAAGCGCCAGCTGTCCGCCGCGGGCCTGGGCCTGGTGGCCATGGCGGTGGCGATGAAGCTGGGGTGGCGGAAGCTGGCGCGGCTGGCGTACCCGCTCCTGCTCGTCGCCATCGTGCTGCTGGTCGCGGTGGCCATCCCGGGCATCGGCACCACGGCGGGCGGCGCGCGGCGGTGGATCCGCCTGCCGGGCTTCAGCCTCCAGCCCGCGGAGATCGCCAAGTTCGCGTGGCTCGTCTACCTGTCCTATTCGCTCGCGAAGAAGCGGGAGAAGGTGGCCACGTTCTCCATCGGGTTCCTGCCGCACCTGGCCCTGTGCGGCATCCTGGTGCTGCTGTGCATGCTCCAGCCGGACTTCGGCAGCAGCGTGCTGCTGGTGTTCATGCTCTTCGTGCTGCTGTTCGCGGCGGGGACGAAGCTCTCGTACCTGGTGGGCTCCGTGCTGCTCGCGCTGCCGCTGGCGTTCGTCGCCATCGCGACCAGCCCCTACCGCATGAAGCGCATCCTGGCGTTCCTGGACCCGTGGGCCCACCGGCACGACGTGGGCTACCAGGTGGCGGAGTCGCTCATGTCCATCGGCTCGGGCGGCATCACCGGCCTGGGGCTGGGGGACGGCCGGCAGAAGCTGTTCTTCCTCCCGGAGGCGCACACGGACTTCATCTTCTCCATCCTGGGGGAGGAGCTGGGCCTCATCGGCGTGGGCCTGCTCGTCGCGCTGTACGGCATCGTGCTCTGGCGCGGCATCCGCGCCAGCCTCGCGGCGGGGGAGACGTTCGGCACGTACCTGGGCCTGGGCATCAGCTCCATCATCGCGTTCCAGGCCACGGTGAACATGTGCGTGGCCATGGGCCTGCTGCCCACGAAGGGCCTGACGCTGCCGTTCGTGTCGTACGGCGGCACGTCGCTGGTGGTGCTGATGGGGTCCGCGGGGGTGTTGCTCTCGTTGAGCGCGAACACCCAGGGCGCGTCGCGGCCGGTGCGCGCGGGCTCCTCCGACCTGCGCGAGGTGGCGGCGTGA
- the murG gene encoding undecaprenyldiphospho-muramoylpentapeptide beta-N-acetylglucosaminyltransferase, with protein sequence MKVLIAGGGTGGHLFPGIALAEEVVTRHPNNEVVFVGTERGLEARVVPKEGYPLEFVKVQGLKGKGVVGLIKGLIALPLAFLASFRILSRQKPDVVVGVGGYASGPVVLAAWLMGIPTAIQEQNALPGLTNKILGRIVKVVFTSFEEARNHFPEAKVQMIGNPIRKKLMDNYLRSSAAHEKFSVLVFGGSLGARGVNTRVLDALDALGDVKEQISIVHQTGKLDLETVRKGYADKGFADVATVVEFIDDMSSAYAKADLVICRAGATSLAELTVCKKPSILVPFPHATDNHQEVNARALVDAGAAVMFRESELTGQKLAETLRGLMTDPAKLKQMAKKAGILGRPAAAKELADVCVDLTTQAWGPGGRDRGPKDVKKAPGSKA encoded by the coding sequence GTGAAGGTCCTCATCGCGGGCGGCGGCACGGGCGGCCACTTGTTTCCGGGCATCGCGCTGGCCGAAGAGGTCGTCACGCGCCACCCGAACAACGAGGTCGTCTTCGTGGGCACGGAGCGGGGGCTGGAGGCCCGCGTGGTGCCCAAGGAGGGCTACCCGCTGGAGTTCGTGAAGGTGCAGGGGCTCAAGGGCAAGGGCGTGGTCGGGCTCATCAAGGGCCTCATCGCGCTGCCGCTGGCGTTCCTGGCGTCGTTCCGCATCCTGTCGCGCCAGAAGCCGGACGTGGTGGTGGGCGTGGGCGGCTATGCGAGCGGGCCGGTGGTGCTGGCCGCGTGGCTGATGGGCATCCCCACCGCCATCCAGGAGCAGAACGCGCTGCCCGGCCTCACCAACAAGATCCTGGGCCGCATCGTGAAGGTCGTCTTCACCTCCTTCGAGGAAGCGCGCAATCACTTCCCGGAGGCCAAGGTGCAGATGATTGGCAACCCCATCCGCAAGAAGCTGATGGACAACTACCTGCGCAGCAGCGCCGCGCACGAGAAGTTCTCCGTCCTCGTCTTTGGCGGCAGCCTGGGCGCGCGCGGCGTCAACACCCGCGTGCTGGACGCGCTGGACGCGCTGGGGGATGTGAAGGAGCAGATCTCCATCGTCCACCAGACGGGGAAGCTGGACCTGGAGACGGTGCGGAAGGGCTACGCGGACAAGGGCTTCGCGGACGTGGCCACGGTGGTGGAGTTCATCGACGACATGTCCTCCGCGTACGCGAAGGCGGACCTGGTCATCTGCCGCGCGGGCGCCACGTCGTTGGCGGAGCTGACGGTGTGCAAGAAGCCCAGCATCCTGGTGCCCTTCCCGCACGCGACGGACAACCACCAGGAAGTGAATGCCCGCGCGCTGGTGGACGCGGGCGCGGCGGTGATGTTCCGCGAGTCGGAGCTCACCGGGCAGAAGCTGGCGGAGACGCTGCGCGGGCTGATGACGGACCCGGCGAAGCTCAAGCAGATGGCGAAGAAGGCGGGCATCCTGGGCCGCCCCGCCGCGGCGAAGGAGCTGGCGGACGTGTGCGTGGACCTGACCACCCAGGCCTGGGGCCCGGGCGGTCGCGACCGCGGACCGAAGGACGTGAAGAAGGCACCCGGGAGCAAGGCATGA